Proteins encoded by one window of Phycisphaerae bacterium:
- a CDS encoding dockerin type I domain-containing protein, which produces MCKIYIIVIAILVSECVNAHVIFDFKDDMQGWSRYNDSMILSHEDNCLVVRYQEPGGEWYPIIQRPSLSYDAAGHEEISLKVTAYKIPAEGMLCRFLYWNSDGYGVGYFNIYPGQSIVRFNASEVYNSGQYYEGTINKIRFDMPKAPTLSYSDLSEAEIRIDWIAATNNDEFVAADEKGQFIVVNFSTTGPVVNQALFDDLKTKLPNHPQAKIKAGASRMIRLMENPDATNALTGLRIFLELAELNNVPIVVQIDIENWWTNRQDLWNWWDSSMSGYNPNNRNNVEWYGWGSQNAIKISWRNWGSLLRVKPAPNLMSPQYRAEVHRLYELALPVIVQWWNNLPAGKKDLFIGLKVGWESSIGLNSFYYPNGNYYYENWPTDSSHDPTYSVNGTLPPAYGVQQIGYAALTSAGIKTSGSITESDLARVTGMHLTDLAMKANELGIPRDKIFTHSWHFKNSGTNMLAAVNNYSNPGWSYYTNNNSGIRNLDADINNAINNSNASCWAVSETLFQGSDTTSAWQTFFENNLDTRCKFINLFNWDNITESQVRLNAIRNLQNEYTESFSLQNAVDSTAEGGTITVPRGYYYENIQWQGKSLTIVSEDQNDWDVVFDTVIDAGSLGSAFDIQNAGKTVTIKGITIKNGQGINGGAINCIGGNLNIENCRIYDCTTRDFGGGLYLQGAEVNIKNCLLFDNVSVYGGAVYASNSDVNIINSTFTGNHTTNKGTAIRANSGTNIKLHNSILCNNQPEFLCQAGIRDSAAVINFCNIQNGQSSILLEGAGNLMWGPGNVDKDAGFVDAEKDDYHLRSISGRSVTFGTGLLADDSTSQMIDAGCPGDIPADEPLSVDNKRIDMGSYGGTNAASVTPAGFGLLSDIDNDGLVNFSDYALLTQFWLSSDEDSICVDLTRDGQIDIEDIAETVQEWLAVSGAN; this is translated from the coding sequence CAGGACATGAAGAGATATCATTGAAAGTTACGGCGTATAAAATTCCTGCCGAGGGCATGCTATGCCGATTTCTTTACTGGAATTCAGACGGATACGGCGTCGGTTATTTTAATATCTATCCAGGTCAAAGCATAGTCCGTTTTAATGCATCTGAAGTTTACAACAGCGGACAATACTATGAAGGTACAATCAATAAGATCAGGTTCGATATGCCTAAGGCGCCTACATTAAGCTATTCCGACCTTAGCGAAGCGGAAATACGTATTGACTGGATTGCGGCTACCAATAACGACGAGTTTGTCGCCGCAGATGAGAAGGGGCAGTTCATAGTGGTTAATTTCTCCACTACCGGCCCAGTTGTAAATCAGGCTCTTTTTGACGATTTGAAAACAAAACTTCCGAATCATCCGCAGGCAAAGATAAAAGCGGGTGCAAGCCGTATGATTAGGTTAATGGAGAATCCTGACGCAACAAATGCTTTAACCGGACTTAGAATATTTTTAGAACTTGCAGAACTGAATAACGTGCCGATAGTAGTACAAATCGATATCGAAAACTGGTGGACGAACAGACAGGATTTGTGGAACTGGTGGGATTCGTCAATGTCCGGTTATAATCCGAATAATCGCAATAATGTCGAATGGTATGGCTGGGGATCGCAAAACGCTATCAAGATATCCTGGCGTAATTGGGGCAGTCTGCTGAGAGTCAAACCGGCCCCGAATCTTATGAGTCCTCAATATCGCGCCGAGGTTCATAGGTTATATGAGTTGGCGCTTCCGGTCATTGTGCAATGGTGGAATAATCTTCCAGCCGGAAAAAAGGATCTTTTTATAGGGCTCAAAGTCGGGTGGGAAAGTTCAATAGGTTTAAACAGCTTCTATTATCCGAACGGCAATTATTATTATGAAAACTGGCCTACTGATTCGTCTCATGATCCGACTTACAGCGTCAATGGTACGTTACCGCCGGCTTATGGCGTACAGCAGATAGGATATGCGGCGCTGACTTCTGCGGGAATCAAGACTTCAGGATCAATAACCGAATCTGACCTTGCACGCGTAACGGGAATGCACTTGACCGATCTTGCGATGAAAGCCAATGAATTGGGGATTCCGAGGGACAAGATATTTACTCATAGCTGGCATTTCAAAAACAGCGGCACGAATATGCTGGCCGCGGTTAATAATTATTCCAATCCCGGATGGTCATATTATACTAATAATAACAGCGGCATTCGAAATCTTGACGCAGATATAAATAACGCTATTAATAATTCCAACGCGTCCTGTTGGGCTGTGTCTGAAACTCTTTTTCAGGGTTCTGATACGACTTCAGCATGGCAGACTTTTTTCGAAAATAATCTGGATACAAGATGTAAATTCATAAATTTATTCAATTGGGACAATATAACAGAAAGCCAGGTAAGGCTTAACGCAATTAGAAATCTGCAGAACGAATACACGGAGTCTTTTTCATTGCAAAATGCTGTGGATTCGACAGCTGAAGGTGGCACCATAACCGTTCCCAGAGGTTATTATTATGAAAATATACAATGGCAGGGCAAATCGCTAACCATAGTCTCCGAAGACCAGAATGATTGGGATGTAGTATTTGATACGGTCATCGATGCCGGTAGTTTGGGCAGTGCTTTTGATATTCAAAATGCAGGGAAAACTGTGACCATAAAAGGAATTACCATAAAAAACGGCCAGGGAATAAATGGCGGGGCGATCAACTGCATAGGTGGCAATCTCAATATTGAAAACTGCCGGATATATGATTGCACTACCAGAGATTTCGGCGGCGGGTTATATCTTCAGGGTGCCGAAGTAAATATCAAAAATTGTCTGTTGTTCGACAATGTTTCAGTGTACGGCGGTGCGGTTTATGCCAGCAATAGCGATGTTAATATTATAAACTCTACATTTACAGGGAATCATACTACGAATAAGGGCACTGCAATCCGTGCTAACAGCGGAACAAATATCAAATTGCATAATTCAATTCTATGCAATAACCAGCCAGAGTTTTTATGCCAGGCAGGAATCAGGGATTCTGCTGCTGTGATCAATTTTTGCAATATTCAGAACGGCCAGTCCAGTATTTTGCTTGAGGGAGCCGGCAATCTGATGTGGGGTCCCGGCAATGTGGATAAAGATGCCGGTTTCGTCGATGCCGAGAAAGACGATTATCATTTGCGGTCAATTTCCGGCCGCAGCGTTACTTTCGGCACAGGTCTGCTGGCGGATGATTCCACAAGCCAGATGATCGACGCCGGATGCCCTGGCGATATTCCTGCTGATGAGCCTCTTTCCGTTGACAACAAAAGAATAGATATGGGATCATACGGGGGAACAAATGCGGCATCCGTAACTCCTGCCGGTTTTGGTCTATTATCGGATATTGATAATGACGGGTTGGTCAATTTTTCTGATTACGCGTTGCTGACCCAATTCTGGCTCTCTTCTGATGAAGATAGTATCTGTGTTGACCTGACAAGAGACGGACAGATAGATATTGAAGATATTGCTGAGACAGTTCAGGAATGGCTGGCCGTCAGCGGTGCGAACTGA
- a CDS encoding glycoside hydrolase family 38 C-terminal domain-containing protein, translated as MNNKDLQEQVINGVDAEKTTAKKYKMYLAINTHWDREYRWSFVETRTRLVEAVDILIDTMEKDPRFAYFHTDSQASFLDDYLEVRPENTERVKKLVKDGRLLTGPWYTLPAEFLVSGEALVRNLLMGHKIAGNLGRVMKTGYNIFSWGQVSQLPQIYRQFGMDTIMFYRGIDQSNIDKLEFKWKAPDGSEALGITFGSYHRLNFWVYVYRPYNDQGGLNREKIVNNNGFLFNLCDTYSSDFNHWVINQPQLKSFKDARAGLDTLLDTVKDKSSTENLLFLQGFDQENPDPAVPDLVEKLNRDIDFGKIEISDLGTYLKEVRRGLNEKGLYNKLNVFHGEMLNVERSSDPFAPLYIGVFSARMPLKQQNTDCENRLENWAEPAAVWANLLGREYPCRVFELAWRELLQNQQHDGIGGCHVDRITTTMEERYRNVKDLAEVITRDSLVKIVTEIDYSQLGEQEIGVTVFNPSAVSRTEEIIAEVDIPHEWGQRFVSGGKYKRPLTVWVYDTAGNRVESQLLTVEDDTRFAYLKYGSHISFDVARVRIAFSAENIPSMGYACFKVVPQQTADRPVETLCPEKNVLENDFIRAEIRGDGTLELLDKETGRKYDRLHYFEDTGEMGGPLIHHQPYGSSIYNTLEQNAQCSLVFSGKLYATYRIERRWELPEGVDAEMKVYVPHGNEWVGQERVKRSQRKEILSIITDVTLRKHGRCLEFETTVQNAIKDHRLRVCFDTNLSKARYCYADSPFDVVKREIAIPDSSGWYEAAARTLPAHSFIDVNDETNGMALLQTGLPEYEVVDNKKRTIALTLLRCFGTAGNNSETYVPQPLAQCQGKHVFRYAIVSHAGSWQEGDIIGIAEHFNAPMRVVQCTKHRGVLPQRHSFFAIDNPDFIVTALKKAEHSSGYILRGYNASGKKIVVTVKIPKVIHHASKVGLEENWIDTLVIDKDNTIKIDVMAGEIYSILMAR; from the coding sequence ATGAATAATAAAGATTTGCAGGAACAAGTTATCAACGGGGTCGATGCGGAAAAAACGACGGCAAAGAAATACAAGATGTATCTGGCTATAAATACTCATTGGGATCGCGAGTACCGGTGGTCTTTTGTTGAGACACGCACAAGATTGGTTGAAGCTGTCGATATCCTGATAGACACAATGGAAAAAGATCCGCGTTTCGCATATTTCCATACCGATTCACAGGCCTCGTTTTTGGATGATTATCTTGAGGTTCGTCCGGAGAATACCGAACGTGTGAAAAAACTTGTAAAGGATGGCAGGCTGTTAACGGGCCCCTGGTACACATTGCCCGCAGAGTTTTTGGTGAGCGGAGAGGCATTGGTTCGCAATCTTCTCATGGGTCATAAAATAGCCGGCAACCTGGGTCGTGTGATGAAAACAGGTTATAATATTTTTTCATGGGGACAGGTTTCACAGCTTCCGCAGATATACCGTCAATTCGGCATGGATACAATAATGTTTTATCGAGGCATCGACCAGTCGAATATAGATAAGCTGGAATTCAAATGGAAAGCTCCTGATGGGAGCGAGGCGCTCGGTATTACATTCGGCTCATATCACAGGCTCAATTTTTGGGTTTATGTGTATCGGCCTTATAATGACCAGGGCGGACTCAATAGAGAAAAAATAGTCAATAATAATGGTTTTCTTTTTAATCTTTGCGATACGTACAGCAGCGATTTTAATCACTGGGTTATAAATCAACCGCAGTTGAAAAGTTTCAAAGACGCCAGGGCCGGCCTGGACACGCTTCTGGATACGGTAAAAGATAAGTCTTCCACTGAGAATCTTTTATTCCTGCAGGGATTCGATCAGGAAAATCCCGATCCTGCCGTTCCGGACCTTGTTGAAAAACTTAATCGCGACATTGATTTTGGGAAAATTGAAATAAGCGATCTTGGTACATATTTGAAAGAAGTTCGCCGCGGGCTAAATGAAAAAGGCCTTTACAATAAACTTAATGTGTTCCATGGCGAGATGTTAAATGTTGAAAGAAGCAGCGACCCATTCGCTCCGCTCTATATCGGAGTGTTTTCAGCAAGGATGCCGCTGAAGCAGCAGAATACGGATTGTGAGAATCGGCTTGAAAACTGGGCGGAACCCGCGGCAGTATGGGCTAATCTTCTTGGCAGAGAGTATCCGTGCAGAGTATTTGAATTGGCATGGCGTGAACTTTTGCAGAATCAACAGCATGACGGCATTGGCGGTTGTCACGTAGACAGGATTACGACAACTATGGAAGAAAGATACCGCAATGTCAAGGACCTTGCAGAGGTTATCACCAGGGACTCTCTCGTAAAAATAGTAACCGAAATTGATTATTCACAACTGGGCGAACAGGAAATTGGAGTTACGGTATTTAATCCATCAGCCGTTTCAAGGACCGAAGAAATAATCGCAGAAGTCGATATTCCTCATGAGTGGGGGCAGAGGTTTGTTTCCGGCGGTAAATATAAGAGGCCCCTGACGGTTTGGGTATATGACACGGCTGGTAATCGGGTGGAATCACAATTGCTTACCGTGGAGGATGATACCCGGTTTGCGTACCTCAAATATGGTTCTCATATCAGTTTTGATGTTGCACGCGTCAGGATAGCATTCAGTGCAGAGAATATACCGTCAATGGGATATGCCTGTTTTAAAGTGGTTCCTCAGCAGACAGCGGACCGTCCGGTCGAAACACTTTGTCCCGAAAAAAATGTGCTGGAAAATGATTTTATCCGTGCCGAGATTCGCGGCGATGGTACGCTGGAATTGCTCGATAAGGAAACCGGGCGTAAATACGACAGGCTGCATTATTTTGAGGATACCGGGGAAATGGGCGGGCCGCTTATTCATCATCAGCCTTATGGCAGCAGCATATATAATACTTTGGAACAGAACGCACAATGTTCTCTGGTTTTTTCAGGAAAACTTTATGCCACTTACAGGATTGAGAGACGCTGGGAATTACCCGAAGGTGTTGATGCTGAAATGAAGGTTTATGTGCCTCATGGAAATGAGTGGGTTGGCCAGGAGAGGGTAAAGAGGTCGCAGCGAAAAGAAATACTCAGTATTATTACGGATGTAACTTTGCGAAAGCACGGCAGGTGTCTCGAATTTGAAACAACAGTTCAGAATGCCATAAAAGATCATCGGCTGCGTGTTTGTTTTGACACAAATTTATCGAAGGCTCGCTATTGCTACGCTGATTCGCCTTTCGATGTTGTTAAAAGAGAAATCGCAATACCTGATTCAAGCGGATGGTACGAAGCAGCGGCCAGAACACTGCCGGCACATTCGTTTATCGATGTAAACGATGAAACTAACGGTATGGCTTTGTTGCAGACAGGCCTGCCGGAATACGAAGTGGTCGACAATAAGAAACGCACTATCGCACTTACTTTGCTGAGATGCTTTGGAACGGCAGGGAATAATTCTGAAACCTATGTTCCTCAGCCGCTTGCACAATGCCAGGGAAAGCATGTATTCAGATATGCGATAGTTTCTCATGCCGGTTCATGGCAGGAAGGTGATATCATTGGCATTGCCGAACACTTTAATGCTCCGATGAGAGTCGTTCAATGTACAAAACATCGGGGTGTATTACCACAGAGACATTCATTCTTCGCAATAGACAACCCTGATTTTATCGTGACAGCTCTGAAAAAAGCCGAACACAGCAGCGGTTATATTCTTCGCGGATACAATGCATCAGGCAAAAAGATAGTCGTAACGGTTAAGATTCCTAAAGTTATTCACCATGCCAGCAAGGTAGGGCTTGAAGAAAATTGGATAGATACGCTCGTAATAGACAAGGACAATACTATTAAAATAGATGTTATGGCGGGCGAAATATATTCTATTTTAATGGCCAGATAG